Genomic DNA from Frondihabitans sp. PAMC 28766:
CGCCCGCCTGAGTCTTCGTGACCAGGAGGTGCTGGTGCTCTGCGTCGTGGAGGGCCTGAGCGAACGCGAGGCGGCCGCGACTCTGGGCGTGCCGCCGGGCACGGTCAAGTCGCGCCTGAGTCGCGCGAAGAGCCGACTCAAACAGCAGTACACGGCATCCACGTCACCCATAGGAGCATCGTCATGAACGACATCGACATCACCGCCCCTGGCGACGCGCCGCACTCGCCACGGCTGACCATGATGCGCGACGCCCTCGTCGAGACCGTGATGCAGGAGGCAGCCCGGCCACATCGCCGCCTCACGCGAAAGGCCTTCTGCGCACTCCTCGCCGCATTCGTGCTGGCCGGAGGGATCTCCGGGGGCCTGACCGCGGCCGCCGCGCTCGGCACGCGGGACGACGCGGTCCTGGCCGGAGGAGTCGCCACGACGGGCGCGTACGACATGACGGAGGGGCAGCACGGGACCTTGCTGGGCGCCCCTGTGTCGGAGATCACCTCGGGCCCGGACTCGCTCTCGCTCGGCGATGCGCCTCCCGGCGCGAACGCGGTGGCCATCGGCTTTCAGTGCGTGACGGCCGGGCGCTTCACCCTCACGTTCGCATCCGGCCTCCCTGTCACGAACGGCCGATGCCGGGTGAGCTCCGACGACGAGCCGTCCACGACGACGCCCGCCGGATACTCGCTTCGCGTCGACCCGAGCCAGGGCGGCGTCGTGAAGATCGTCGCTGCGGCCGACGCCCGCTACGCCGTGTGGGCGTCCTGGGCGAAGGTGCCGACGCCGGCCAAGCCATCGCCCGCCCAACTCGCCGAGATCGCGGATCACAAAATCACCCGGTCCGAGTACGTGGCCGCTTTCCACCGCTACGAGAAGTGCATGAGCGCTGCTGGTTACGACCTCGGGCAGATCCCCGACAACGAGACGAATTTCCAGTACGGCATTCCAGGCGACGGCATCGCCGAATCCGACACGGTCTGCTACCCGCGCGAGTTCGAGCAGGTAGACGACCTCTGGCAGGCGGCGCACCCGCAGTAGCAGCGGCCCACACCAGCCAGAAAGGCCCCGACGCAGACGACACGCCGGGGCCTTCCTCGGGGTTGGACTAGCCGTTCAGGCGACGGCGACGACGCGCGATGAACGTGAACGCTCCGCCGAGGGCGAGCAGCAGGGCTGCGAAGCCGACGGCCGGGGCCGGGTTCGAGCCGGTGAAGGCGAGGCTGCCGTCAGCTGCCGTGGTGGTCGTAGTGGGCGTCGTCGCGATGGGCGTCGTCGGCCCGGTCGCAGCAGTCGTGGTGACCGCGGCGGCGAGCACGAACTCGACGTCGTTCGACGGGCCGGAGACGACCGGGTCACCGTTGGCGTCGACGACCGGCTGGCCGGAGGCGTCGAGCAGCAGAGACTCGGCCTCGACCGTGTAGTCGTTCGGCGTCAGGGCGACGGTGACGCTCCAGGTGCCCTTGCTGTTCACGACGATCGGTGCCTGCGGGTCTGCCGGCGTCGCAGCTTTCGGGGCGGCGAGCTTGGCCTGCTCGGTCTGCGCCTTCGCGGCCTGGGCCTCAGCGGCCTGGACCTCAGCGGTGGGGACCACGGCGAGAACGATGTTCGCCCCGGGGGTTCCGGTACCCGTGAAGGTGACCTGGCCGCCGGTCAGGTGCTGACCGTTCGTCGGCGAGGTGATAGTGGGAGTCGCCAGGGTCGGCACCGACGTCGTCGCGGCCGGGAGGGTGATCGTGAAGGAGATCGGCGGGTTGGTGGGCCCGACGTTCAGTTCGTTCGCCGAGAGGTTCTGCGTCACGGCTGCTGAGTCGGGGAAGGTGTAGGTCTCCGACCAGTTTCCCGAGGCGTCGGGCAGCGTCTGGAAGAGGCGCGTGCCGTCCGCGGCGAGCACGTTGACGGGCTCTCCGTCAGTGCCGGTGCCGGTGAACGTGACCGTGCGCGACGTCTCCGTCGCCCCATTGGTCGGCGCCGTGACGGTGAACGTCGGGGCGACCGTGGTGGCGGCGGGCAGGGTGATCGTGAAGTTCTGCGCGGCACCGGCAGGACCGACGTTGGGCTCGTTGATGCTGAGGTCCTGCGTCACCGCGTCGCTGTCGGCGAACGTGTAGGTCGACGACCAGGTGCCGTCGGCGCCCGGGTCGGCCTGGAAGAGACGGTTGCCCGCAGCATCCAACACGTTGACTGGCTCGCCCGTGAAGCCCGTGCCCATGAACGTCACGGTGCGCGAGGTCTCGTTGGCACCGTTCGTCGGGCTGGTCACGCTGAGCGTCTGGGCCGGCGCCGGCAGTGTGATCGTGAACGTCCTGGATGCACCATCGGGCCCGACGTTGGGCTCGTTGGCCGAGAGCACCTCGGTGGTGGCCGCGGTGTTCGAGAAGGTGTAGCTGCCCGACCAGGCGCCGTCCGCACCCGGGTTGGCCTGCAGGATCCTGGTGCCGTCAGCGGTCAGGACGTTGACGGGCTCCCCCGTGGTGCCCGTCCCGGCGAAGGTGACCGTGCGCGAGGCCACCGTGCTGCCGTCGGCCGGGCTCGTCACCGCGAACGTCGCAGGCGCGTCGGCCGTCACCGGAGCGGTGGGAGTCGCGGCGGCGGGTGCCGGCGCGGACGCGGCAGTGGGCGCCGGGCTGCTGGTGGGAGCCGCGGTGGCCGTGGGAGCGGGCGTCGCAGTGGTGGTCGGCGTCGGCGTGCTGGCCGGCGCTGGCGTGCCGGTCGGAGCCGGGGTACCGGTCGCCGCGGGAGCCGGGGTGCCGGTCGCCGCGGGGGCCGGGGTACCGGTCGCCGCGGGAGCCGGGGTGCCGGTCGCCGCGGGGGCCGGGGTACCGGTCGCCGCGGGAGCCGCCGCGCTGGTCGCGCTGGGATCGGCGGTAGCTGCGTTCGCGGGAATCGTCGCGACGAGGGCGCCGCCGAGAGAAAGCGTGAGGACGACCGGAACGGCCAGACCCCTCCGCCAGAGAGTTCTGTTCACTGGAAAATGGCTCTTTCGGGTAGAGATGAGCGTCATTGCCCGTCGTCTCCGACCCTGTTCGAATCCTGACGGCAAAAGCGTCGAAGGCTCACGTTGAACCCCGACGATCGGAACATATCAGCGAACCGGGTCGTTCGGAAGGAATACTGCAGAGTCTGCATGTTTGCCCGATCGCCTGTACCCCGGCCGAGCAGAACAACCCCTCAGTCGAGCTTCCCCCACCGCGCCCGCGCCCCGAGATAGAGGCCGTAGACGATCACGCCGATGCCGACGGCGAGCAGGATGACCCGACCGAATCGCAGGTGCGCGAGGGTGAGCAGCGCGCCGTCCAGGCCCGTCGCCTTCTGCGGGTCGAAGGTCCACGCCGCCACCACGAACAGCACGCCGACGACACCGAGCGCGACGCCCTTGGCGATATAACCGACGGGCCCGGCCACCGTCACCACGGCACCCATCGGCATCGCGGGCACCGACAGGTCGTTGCGGAACTTCAGCGAGACGCCGCGAGCGACGAAGTAGACACCGACGCCGAGCACGGTGAGGCCCACCGCGATCAGCAGCAGCTCGCCGCCGGGGGCCTGCAGGATCCGCGCGCTGAGCGTCTTCGAGGCCTTCGTCGAGTCGGTCGAGCTGCCGCGCGCGAACGTGAACGCCGTCACCGCGATGGCGAAGAACACCACGGCCCGGCTGACGTCGCCGAAGCGATGCGACCACAGGTGCTCGCGCTGACTACCGCGCGACCGCACGAGGTGAGCGATCTGCCAGACACCGAGGGCTGCGAGACCGACGACGAGCAGCCACAGGATCACGACGCCACCGGGAGCCCGGGCGATCTGACGCAGCGCCCCCGACTGGTCGGCCTGGCCCGTGCCGCCGTTGCCCGTCGAGATCCTGATGGCGATGACGCCGATCAACACGTGCAGCACGCCGTTGACGACGTACCCGCTGCGCGCCGCGATGCGGAAGGGTTTGCTCGCGGATGCGTCGTCGGCGACGTCCTGGGCGGTGTCTGCCGCCCTGTCGGCGGTGTCTCCCGCTTTGTCGGCTGCATCGCCGATCGCGTTCGCGGCCTCGGCCGCACCCGACCCGGTCGTCTTGCCCGCCTCGCTCATCAGCGCAGGCTATCGGCGACAGGGCTGCCGCGTTACCGGTCGAACCGCCGCCCCTCGCCCTTGTCGGCGCTGCAGAACCAGACGAGCAGGATGATGCCGCCCACGATCGGGATCAGCGCGATGAAGTACCACGCGCCCGAACGGTTGGTGTCGTGGAGGCGGCGCCAGGCGAGGGCCAGCGACGGCACGATGTTCGCCAACGCCCAGATGAAGTAGAGGATCTCGACGACGGACTGCCCGGGGCTCGTGAAGTAGACGTTCGTCGGGCCGGCGTGCGCACCCCGCAGCGCGGAGTTGAGGATCGAGTAGACGATGCCGACGACAGCGGCGACGAGCTGCCACCACCAGTATTCGGACCGACTCGCACGGCCCGAGAAGGTGGCGTACTTGGCGACGTAGCGCCGCACGGCCACCGAGAAAGGCGCGCCGTAGTAGGGCTGATTCAGCGGAGGCTCACCCTGCGACAGGGAAGCGGGCGGCTGGTAAGCGGGCGGCGGTGCATATGACACGGGGGGCTCCTCATTGAGTCGTGAACTTTCCTCACCGGAGCCTAGGGGGC
This window encodes:
- a CDS encoding DUF1206 domain-containing protein codes for the protein MSEAGKTTGSGAAEAANAIGDAADKAGDTADRAADTAQDVADDASASKPFRIAARSGYVVNGVLHVLIGVIAIRISTGNGGTGQADQSGALRQIARAPGGVVILWLLVVGLAALGVWQIAHLVRSRGSQREHLWSHRFGDVSRAVVFFAIAVTAFTFARGSSTDSTKASKTLSARILQAPGGELLLIAVGLTVLGVGVYFVARGVSLKFRNDLSVPAMPMGAVVTVAGPVGYIAKGVALGVVGVLFVVAAWTFDPQKATGLDGALLTLAHLRFGRVILLAVGIGVIVYGLYLGARARWGKLD
- a CDS encoding DUF805 domain-containing protein, whose product is MSYAPPPAYQPPASLSQGEPPLNQPYYGAPFSVAVRRYVAKYATFSGRASRSEYWWWQLVAAVVGIVYSILNSALRGAHAGPTNVYFTSPGQSVVEILYFIWALANIVPSLALAWRRLHDTNRSGAWYFIALIPIVGGIILLVWFCSADKGEGRRFDR